In a single window of the Littorina saxatilis isolate snail1 linkage group LG5, US_GU_Lsax_2.0, whole genome shotgun sequence genome:
- the LOC138967665 gene encoding adrenodoxin-like protein 1, mitochondrial: protein MAASLLRTVCRRCILFQASTSLKTKAHGLTQVPLVTAYRGLRLQNGPLCHGEYEWQDPKSEDEVVKITYITKHGTATQIKGKVGDNVMYLAHRYEIEVEGACEASLACCTCHVYVKDGYFDLLPEPKEEEEDMLDMAPFLKPNSRLSCQIILTKELDGLEVTLPTATRNFYVDGHVPEPH, encoded by the exons ATGGCGGCGTCCTTGCTGAGAACTGTGTGCAGACGATGCATTTTGTTTCAAGCGTCTACTAGtctaaaaacaaaagcacatgGTTTAACACAAGTACCGTTGGTAACAGCATACAGGGGACTTCGATTACAGA ACGGTCCGCTATGTCATGGTGAATACGAGTGGCAGGATCCCAAGTCAGAGGATGAGGT AGTCAAGATAACGTACATCACCAAACACGGCACAGCCACACAGATCAAGGGCAAAGTCGGAGATAATGTTATGTATCTCGCACATCGCTATGAGATAGAAGTGGAAG GTGCCTGTGAAGCATCGTTGGCGTGCTGCACGTGCCATGTGTACGTCAAGGACGGCTACTTTGACCTGCTGCCGGAACCCAAAGAAGA GGAAGAAGATATGCTGGACATGGCTCCATTCCTCAAACCCAACAGCAGACTCA GTTGTCAGATCATCCTCACCAAGGAACTGGACGGCCTTGAGGTGACCTTGCCGACTGCCACTCGCAACTTCTATGTTGACGGTCATGTGCCCGAACCACACTGA